The following coding sequences are from one bacterium window:
- a CDS encoding AAA family ATPase → MKIAKIKIHNFRGILDSTLDLFNYNLLVGPNNAGKSTVIDAIRAFYEKDSFKFRTDRDFPFIPTQSKESWIEISFKLEPSEDAALADDYRNTDLVLKVRKYFKNEDKNKEGTIFGYKTDGTISNEPFYGAKNVQSGKFGDIIFIPAVSKVEEHTKLSGPSALRDLLTKVLENVVESSPSFKKFSGDFDEFAQNIKDEETEAGWSLGGLEADLRALLSPWESDIKIEMKSPSIGEIIKTMLSYQCIDNAHGKALAAEQFGSGFQRHFIYSLIQIGSKYIGKKPSKKTKDFVPSMMLVLFEEPEAFLHPPQQEVLARNLMTLSRKPDQQTICSTHSTYFVSRNTALIPSITRLKREKGLISVNQIGRNEWDEIVDANQTLNSIAIKWPKLKSKLEEDDLKPVMESVKYFLWLNPDRCGLFFANHVLLVEGPSEQVLITKLLDDDKIKRPNCGLYVLDTIGKFNTHRFMNLLKALGIQHSVIHDDDKNVDYHAEINQLIQDSKSQFTMIVKTIPNDLEDFLSVPKTKDHRKPQHLLFLYESKVISEDKLNLFCRMVESCLPNH, encoded by the coding sequence ATGAAGATCGCGAAAATCAAAATCCACAATTTTCGAGGAATTTTGGATTCAACTCTTGATTTATTCAATTATAACTTACTAGTTGGACCGAACAATGCTGGAAAAAGCACTGTGATTGATGCTATCAGAGCGTTTTATGAGAAAGACAGTTTCAAGTTTCGGACGGATAGAGATTTCCCGTTCATACCTACCCAATCAAAAGAGTCTTGGATAGAGATTTCTTTCAAACTTGAACCAAGCGAAGACGCGGCACTAGCAGATGATTATCGAAACACAGATTTAGTACTTAAAGTGCGCAAATATTTCAAGAATGAAGATAAAAATAAAGAGGGAACGATTTTTGGTTATAAAACAGATGGAACTATTTCAAATGAACCATTTTATGGTGCAAAAAATGTTCAGAGCGGAAAATTTGGAGATATAATTTTTATACCCGCAGTCAGTAAAGTTGAAGAACACACCAAATTAAGTGGTCCTTCGGCATTACGTGACCTATTAACAAAAGTATTAGAAAATGTGGTAGAATCCAGTCCTTCTTTTAAAAAATTCTCAGGTGACTTTGATGAGTTTGCACAAAACATTAAGGATGAAGAAACTGAAGCTGGGTGGTCACTTGGTGGATTAGAAGCTGATTTGAGGGCTCTTTTGTCACCATGGGAGTCTGATATAAAAATTGAAATGAAATCACCATCAATCGGTGAGATAATTAAAACCATGTTATCATACCAATGCATTGACAACGCACATGGAAAGGCTTTGGCTGCAGAGCAGTTTGGCTCTGGGTTTCAGCGTCACTTTATTTACTCTCTTATCCAAATTGGATCAAAATATATCGGCAAGAAACCTTCAAAGAAAACAAAAGACTTTGTTCCTTCAATGATGCTTGTTTTGTTTGAAGAACCAGAGGCGTTTCTTCACCCACCTCAACAAGAAGTATTAGCGAGAAATCTCATGACTCTCTCACGCAAACCGGATCAACAAACGATTTGTTCAACACATTCGACATATTTCGTAAGCCGCAATACTGCCCTCATACCTTCGATCACTCGATTGAAGCGTGAAAAAGGTTTAATTTCTGTTAACCAAATCGGCAGAAATGAATGGGATGAAATAGTGGATGCAAACCAAACCTTAAACTCTATCGCGATTAAATGGCCAAAACTAAAAAGTAAACTTGAGGAAGACGACTTGAAACCGGTAATGGAAAGTGTAAAATACTTTTTATGGTTAAATCCTGATCGATGTGGACTCTTTTTTGCAAACCACGTGTTATTGGTTGAAGGTCCAAGCGAGCAGGTTCTTATAACAAAGTTGCTTGATGATGACAAAATCAAAAGACCAAACTGTGGTTTGTATGTGCTTGATACTATCGGAAAGTTTAACACACACCGTTTTATGAATCTTTTAAAAGCTCTTGGCATCCAGCATTCAGTAATTCATGATGATGATAAAAACGTTGATTATCACGCTGAGATTAATCAACTTATTCAAGATTCGAAAAGCCAGTTTACTATGATCGTAAAAACGATACCGAACGACCTTGAGGATTTTCTGAGTGTTCCCAAAACTAAAGATCATCGAAAACCTCAACATCTGTTATTCCTATATGAATCAAAGGTGATTTCGGAAGACAAATTGAATCTCTTCTGTAGAATGGTAGAAAGCTGTTTACCAAATCATTGA